Within the Deltaproteobacteria bacterium genome, the region CAGAGTTATCAAATTCCACAAGAAAATCTATATCGCTTTGCGATGTCATTTCACCTCTTACAGATGAACCAAAAAGAGCAAGTGATTTTACTTTATATTTTATTAGAAGTTCTTTGTTTGATGCCAAAAGTTCTCTAATTTCATCTTTTGTTAAATGCCTCATATTGCCCATATTGATTGATAGATTACATTAAATCTCCTTCATTGGCAAATGATATAATAAACCGCTCAGATTTCCCCCAAACGAATTTACCCCTATCTTTTTACCCGAACCACTCTAGTCTTCCTAACTCTTTTCACCCACCGTACACCAATAAGGCGGCTCATCGCTGAATTTTATATTTTTCAGACCGGCATCTTCCATCATCTTTGATATCTGAGCTTTTGTGAATCTCTTTTCCAATTTTGTTCCAAACCGATCCAATGCATCTGTTCGCATTGTGTAAAATTTTCGATTCCTATAAAAGGATAAGGGAATTGTATCAACTTGTAAACCTATTAGTTCTGCCAGTTTTGCAAGCCTTGCAAGAGGCAG harbors:
- a CDS encoding nucleotidyltransferase domain-containing protein is translated as MGNMRHLTKDEIRELLASNKELLIKYKVKSLALFGSSVRGEMTSQSDIDFLVEFDNSAFSKNLKDILIITLGYCFLWNRFL